The Akkermansia muciniphila genome contains a region encoding:
- the proB gene encoding glutamate 5-kinase, translating to MKIVVKVGTGVLTRENGTLDGSSIVHLVSALADLMQQGHQVVLVSSGAVGSGVSVLGLPSYPQELSLKQACAAVGQTRLMQTYENLFSHFDVDVAQLLLTAEDLKRRRPNVQATLMRLFEHGRIIPIVNENDTVSVEELKFGDNDILSVHMARMVGADALFILTSVDGLYPPGGSRDAIIPRVEDVDAVLAFAEDDRGRFSMGGMSAKLQAVREAVNAGIGTYMMHGRHPERIGLLLEGGSESAGTFFVPKGAGR from the coding sequence ATGAAAATCGTAGTGAAGGTAGGGACGGGCGTGCTGACCCGTGAAAACGGGACATTGGACGGTTCTTCCATCGTGCATCTGGTGAGCGCCCTGGCGGACCTGATGCAGCAGGGGCACCAGGTGGTTCTGGTGAGTTCCGGCGCCGTCGGTTCCGGAGTGTCCGTGCTGGGGCTGCCGTCTTATCCGCAGGAGTTGTCATTGAAGCAGGCCTGCGCGGCGGTGGGGCAGACGCGGCTGATGCAGACGTATGAGAATCTTTTCAGCCATTTTGATGTGGACGTGGCCCAGCTTTTGCTGACGGCAGAGGATTTGAAACGCCGCCGCCCCAACGTGCAGGCCACGCTGATGCGCCTGTTTGAGCACGGCAGGATTATCCCGATCGTGAATGAAAATGACACCGTTTCCGTGGAAGAGCTGAAGTTTGGGGATAACGACATTCTTTCCGTCCACATGGCGCGCATGGTGGGGGCGGACGCCCTGTTCATCCTGACGAGCGTGGACGGCCTGTATCCCCCCGGCGGCAGCCGTGACGCCATCATTCCCCGGGTGGAGGATGTGGACGCCGTCCTGGCGTTTGCGGAGGACGACCGTGGACGTTTTTCCATGGGCGGCATGAGCGCCAAGCTCCAGGCCGTGCGGGAGGCCGTGAATGCGGGCATAGGCACTTACATGATGCATGGGCGCCATCCGGAACGCATCGGCCTGCTGCTGGAGGGTGGTTCGGAAAGCGCCGGAACGTTTTTTGTGCCGAAAGGAGCGGGAAGATGA